Proteins co-encoded in one Haloarcula sp. DT43 genomic window:
- a CDS encoding DUF5790 family protein produces MSQSSLDDDELFGEAANEMRTDVEESLAKARDALPEADSVWDVEADNTLGVLNALKTALDVGDAEDHLRDAKKWYTMGERADAFEDADDLAEEIETIADLIDDVDDAREQVGDLTATIPQLRSTLEEFEGEDGADTEADADAEAEA; encoded by the coding sequence ATGAGTCAGTCAAGTCTGGACGACGACGAACTGTTCGGCGAAGCCGCAAACGAGATGCGCACGGACGTCGAGGAGTCCCTGGCGAAGGCCCGGGACGCGCTCCCAGAGGCCGATTCGGTCTGGGACGTAGAGGCCGACAACACGCTCGGCGTCCTGAACGCGCTCAAGACGGCGCTGGACGTGGGCGACGCGGAGGACCACCTGCGGGACGCCAAGAAGTGGTACACGATGGGCGAACGCGCCGACGCCTTCGAGGACGCCGACGACCTCGCAGAGGAGATCGAGACCATCGCGGACCTCATCGACGATGTCGACGACGCCCGCGAGCAGGTCGGTGACCTCACAGCGACGATTCCACAGCTTCGCAGCACGCTCGAAGAGTTCGAGGGCGAAGACGGGGCGGACACAGAGGCGGACGCCGACGCGGAAGCGGAAGCCTGA
- a CDS encoding dihydroneopterin aldolase family protein: protein MEPTTPQEACFEAGIKFGSLYHQFAGTPVSPDSADSLAAAMEEAIENQPFCETVTVSVRTAALADAIAAGGADYTELTGRLIDVEMRIEYEGVTVETSMAMVDGYPLMQVDAVRE from the coding sequence ATGGAACCCACAACCCCACAGGAGGCGTGTTTCGAGGCGGGCATCAAGTTCGGGTCGCTGTATCACCAGTTCGCGGGGACGCCGGTCAGCCCCGACAGCGCCGACTCGCTCGCGGCCGCGATGGAGGAGGCCATCGAGAACCAGCCGTTCTGTGAGACGGTCACCGTCAGCGTTCGAACGGCGGCCCTGGCGGACGCTATCGCCGCGGGCGGGGCGGACTACACGGAACTCACCGGGCGGCTCATCGACGTCGAGATGCGAATCGAGTACGAGGGGGTCACGGTCGAGACGAGCATGGCGATGGTGGACGGCTACCCGCTGATGCAGGTCGACGCGGTGCGGGAGTGA
- a CDS encoding DUF6789 family protein — protein MEDTSPGVDDPTIDDDGLSEVEEFDSLAGIIADGVVGAAGGLVGTAMMTVVFLIAQSLGAFNLDDFAILTELVGLTGYVPEVLFGFFIFLGGGMFPWPLLFASLKAYLPGQSDPVSGAFFGGAMWTGFVLAFYTGQSGLTLVLYAVLTLVAHVVYGVGLGAVFNYFSTRPDSIV, from the coding sequence ATGGAAGACACGTCACCCGGCGTCGATGACCCGACAATCGACGACGACGGTCTCTCGGAGGTCGAGGAGTTCGACAGTCTCGCCGGGATTATCGCCGACGGCGTCGTCGGTGCTGCTGGCGGACTGGTCGGGACCGCGATGATGACGGTCGTCTTCCTCATCGCCCAGTCACTGGGCGCGTTCAACCTCGACGACTTCGCCATCCTCACCGAACTCGTGGGGCTGACCGGCTACGTGCCGGAGGTGCTGTTCGGCTTCTTCATCTTCCTCGGCGGCGGGATGTTCCCGTGGCCGCTGCTGTTTGCCTCGCTGAAGGCGTACCTCCCGGGCCAGTCAGACCCCGTCAGCGGCGCGTTCTTCGGCGGGGCCATGTGGACCGGGTTCGTCCTCGCCTTCTACACCGGCCAGTCCGGGCTCACGCTGGTGCTGTACGCGGTGCTGACGCTGGTCGCTCACGTCGTCTACGGGGTCGGCCTCGGCGCGGTGTTCAACTACTTCTCGACGCGTCCGGATTCCATCGTCTGA
- a CDS encoding ABC transporter ATP-binding protein gives MDFDAGSDDDVFEDARERVDRPMLRLFTGYGRGQWAAFVVGLCSSIVARMLDLLPPILLALAIDAIFLQEAEYGLFLVPDAWIPSGQGPQLWLTAGIIAASFGLGAVFHWSRNWGWNKFAQHVQHAVRTDTYETMQRLNMDFFADKQTGEMMSVLSNDVNRLEKFLNDGLNSASRMVIMVVGIATYLFYMNWQLALVALLPVPLIAVFTKRFIETIQPKYAEVRSTVGKLNSRLENNLSGIQIIKTANTEPYEADRVKDSSEDYLDANWDAIETRITFFPGLRLVSGLGFVVTFVVGGLMVTGQAPGPLSVPLSRGQFVAFIIYTQRFVWPMAQFGQIINMYQRAYASAERVFGLMDTPGRLEEAEDAPPLDVTDGRVEYEDVSFGYDGDPVLSDVSFEADGGETVALVGPTGAGKSTVLKLLLRMYDVDEGAVRIDGQDVRDVQIQSIRRAVGYVSQETFLFYGTVRENIAYGSFDATDEEIVAAAEAAEADQFVRTLPDGYDTMVGERGVKLSGGQRQRIAIARAILKDPELLILDEATSDVDTETEMLIQRSLDDLTADRTTFAIAHRLSTVKDADTILVVEDGRVVERGTHDELLAADGLYANLWAVQAGEIDELPEEFVERAIQRRARTDADD, from the coding sequence ATGGATTTCGACGCGGGTTCGGACGACGACGTGTTCGAGGACGCCAGGGAACGCGTCGACCGGCCGATGCTCCGGCTGTTCACCGGCTACGGTCGGGGCCAGTGGGCGGCGTTCGTCGTCGGGCTGTGTAGTTCCATCGTGGCCCGGATGCTGGACCTGCTGCCGCCCATCCTCCTGGCGCTGGCTATCGACGCCATCTTCCTCCAGGAGGCCGAGTACGGCCTCTTTCTGGTCCCCGACGCCTGGATTCCCAGCGGCCAGGGGCCACAGCTGTGGCTCACGGCCGGCATCATCGCCGCCTCGTTCGGCCTCGGGGCCGTCTTCCACTGGAGCCGGAACTGGGGCTGGAACAAGTTCGCCCAGCACGTCCAACACGCCGTCCGCACCGACACCTACGAGACGATGCAGCGGCTGAACATGGACTTCTTCGCCGACAAACAGACCGGCGAGATGATGTCCGTGCTGTCGAACGACGTGAACCGGCTGGAGAAGTTCCTCAACGACGGCCTCAACTCCGCCTCGCGGATGGTCATCATGGTCGTCGGCATCGCCACGTACCTGTTCTACATGAACTGGCAGCTGGCGCTGGTCGCGCTGCTCCCGGTCCCGCTCATCGCGGTGTTCACCAAGCGGTTCATCGAGACCATCCAGCCCAAGTACGCCGAGGTGCGGTCGACGGTCGGGAAGCTCAACTCCAGACTGGAGAACAACCTCAGCGGCATCCAGATAATCAAGACCGCCAACACCGAACCCTACGAGGCCGACCGCGTCAAGGACTCCTCCGAGGACTACCTCGACGCCAACTGGGACGCCATCGAGACGCGCATCACCTTCTTCCCCGGCCTCCGGCTGGTCTCCGGGCTCGGCTTCGTCGTCACGTTCGTCGTCGGCGGACTGATGGTCACCGGGCAGGCACCCGGGCCGCTGTCGGTCCCGCTCTCCCGCGGGCAGTTCGTCGCCTTCATCATCTACACCCAGCGGTTCGTCTGGCCGATGGCCCAGTTCGGACAGATTATCAACATGTACCAGCGGGCCTACGCCTCCGCCGAGCGCGTGTTCGGGCTGATGGACACGCCCGGCCGCCTCGAGGAGGCCGAGGACGCCCCGCCGCTCGACGTGACCGACGGACGGGTGGAGTACGAGGACGTGTCCTTCGGCTACGACGGCGACCCGGTGCTCTCGGACGTCTCCTTCGAAGCAGACGGCGGTGAGACGGTCGCGCTCGTCGGCCCGACCGGCGCGGGGAAATCCACCGTTCTGAAGCTCCTCCTCCGGATGTACGACGTGGACGAGGGCGCGGTCCGCATCGACGGCCAGGACGTGCGCGACGTGCAGATTCAGAGCATCCGGCGGGCGGTCGGCTACGTCAGCCAGGAGACGTTCCTCTTCTACGGCACGGTCCGGGAGAACATCGCCTACGGCTCGTTCGACGCCACCGACGAGGAAATCGTCGCCGCCGCGGAAGCGGCCGAGGCCGACCAGTTCGTCCGGACCCTCCCCGACGGCTACGACACGATGGTCGGCGAGCGTGGCGTCAAGCTCTCGGGCGGCCAGCGCCAGCGCATCGCCATCGCCCGGGCAATCCTGAAAGACCCCGAACTCCTCATCCTCGACGAGGCGACCAGCGACGTGGACACGGAGACGGAGATGCTCATCCAGCGGTCGCTCGACGACCTGACCGCCGACCGGACCACCTTCGCCATCGCCCACCGCCTCTCGACGGTGAAAGACGCCGACACGATTCTCGTCGTCGAGGACGGTCGCGTCGTCGAACGCGGGACCCACGACGAACTGCTGGCCGCCGACGGCCTCTACGCCAACCTCTGGGCGGTCCAGGCCGGCGAAATCGACGAACTTCCCGAGGAGTTCGTCGAGCGGGCGATTCAGCGGCGGGCGCGGACGGATGCCGATGACTGA
- a CDS encoding DUF7544 domain-containing protein, translated as MALHAVDDIDDAIDATKSFLFPIRRGVWLRMAFVVFFIGGGGVGLNNLQSVGNVGDFGGPGGPGGPGGPGGDFQLAAPLETVVSLPGTLAAQVAGPDVPAGAPDELLAGAGLLAFALIGLFVLLFLAYGILSNFMEFVLTQALIDREVHVRRYFSEHVGDGIQLFLFRLALGIVWLGIALVVGAAVFFLALGGEMANVGTSSVLALSGLLVVVFAVLAVSYGVVFGFTTVFVVPMMTASDEGVFSGWGRLWGSMKREPKQYLAYLFFSIVLQIGVGIVSAILGIVALLVVMIPFGLGALALYLVLQNTAGVVAAAVVGLLGLLVLLVVSALIQVPLTTFLRYYAMLVLGDIDADMDPIPEVRSEIRAE; from the coding sequence ATGGCCCTCCACGCAGTCGACGACATCGACGACGCAATCGACGCGACGAAGTCGTTCCTGTTTCCGATACGACGCGGCGTCTGGCTCCGGATGGCGTTCGTCGTGTTCTTCATCGGTGGCGGCGGCGTCGGACTGAACAACCTCCAGTCGGTCGGCAACGTCGGCGACTTCGGCGGCCCTGGTGGTCCCGGTGGCCCCGGCGGTCCGGGAGGCGACTTCCAGCTGGCCGCGCCGCTCGAAACCGTCGTGTCTCTGCCAGGAACCCTCGCCGCGCAGGTCGCCGGACCCGACGTTCCCGCCGGTGCCCCGGACGAACTGCTGGCCGGCGCTGGACTCCTCGCGTTCGCCCTCATCGGCCTGTTCGTCCTGCTGTTCCTCGCCTACGGTATCCTGAGCAACTTCATGGAGTTCGTGCTGACCCAGGCGCTCATCGACCGCGAGGTACACGTCCGGCGGTACTTCAGCGAGCACGTCGGTGACGGCATCCAGCTGTTCCTGTTCCGGTTGGCGCTGGGCATCGTCTGGCTCGGAATCGCGCTCGTCGTCGGCGCGGCCGTGTTCTTCCTGGCGCTGGGCGGCGAGATGGCGAACGTCGGCACGTCGAGCGTCCTCGCGCTGTCGGGGCTGTTGGTCGTCGTGTTCGCGGTGCTGGCAGTGAGCTACGGCGTCGTCTTCGGATTCACCACGGTGTTCGTCGTGCCCATGATGACGGCGAGCGACGAAGGCGTCTTCTCGGGGTGGGGACGGCTCTGGGGCTCGATGAAGCGCGAACCGAAACAGTACCTCGCCTACCTGTTTTTCTCAATCGTCCTCCAGATAGGGGTCGGCATCGTCAGCGCGATTCTGGGCATCGTCGCGCTGCTGGTCGTCATGATTCCGTTCGGGCTCGGTGCGCTGGCGCTGTATCTCGTCCTCCAGAACACCGCCGGCGTGGTCGCGGCCGCGGTCGTCGGCCTGCTGGGACTGCTGGTCTTGCTCGTCGTCAGTGCGCTGATTCAGGTCCCGCTAACGACGTTCCTGCGGTACTACGCGATGCTCGTGCTGGGCGACATCGACGCCGATATGGACCCGATTCCCGAGGTGCGCTCGGAAATCCGAGCCGAGTGA
- a CDS encoding cbb3-type cytochrome c oxidase subunit I gives MSHDHGLPPKSSVSRWFLTTNHKDIGVLYLITALFFLVFGGVLALLFRLELISSGADLLGSMGYNQAVSTHGLLMVFWFISPFAFGFANYLVPLQIGADDLAFPRLNALSYWLYLFSGLLMGVSFFQGTTFAGGWTMYAPLNTPAYIPGEGLGATSVVLALIMFTAAVTLGSVNFLTTMYRMRAEGLRMRDIPIFSLSINLTVWMMLFAFAALLAALMILASDHILGTTYFQYSIDGTTMATDADNPGASLLWAHLFWFFGHPEVYIVFFPALGVMAECFQTFTGRRLVGRKWFIISMVLVALQSFVVWMHHMFLTGINLPIKTIFMATTIGISLPFDLMVFSLIYTMAKGRVRFTTPFLFSLGALILFIIGGITGVFLGAIVLDYQFRGTYWVVAHFHYVMVAGATALFGGLYYWYPKITGKMYDERLGKIQFGVYFLGFNLLYFPMFIAWETPRRVFVYPEGLQIWHSMATVGGFVLGASFLLMFYNLFVSLWRGEDAGDNPWAYATSAEWAVSSPPPLENFPGVPSYATGKLEFLDDETVAERTGRTPGAAAHGHAATDGGTATDGGAVTARAAATATAMEPAHETAGEEHASHASFWPFLVSLGGFVAFLGLSGVRTGSVVYLSMAAVGGLVTFGSLVGMTREPFHAPEMAIAERWPFSSVEKLKLGMWTFLASDIVLFGAFIGSYAFVRVAYGWTAWHHDLIPAEHVTMPGLINTYLLLTSSFLVVLAMVAAERESRRGTVAALVGTFALGVGFLINKGLEWQHLFHIHSEAFPNGWNLSTNIASSTFYLTTGLHGAHVTIGLIICAYMAVRAWNGAYQGDDRAIEYFGLYWHFVDIVWLFLFPLFYIL, from the coding sequence GTGAGCCACGACCACGGGCTCCCGCCCAAGTCGTCGGTCAGTCGGTGGTTTCTCACGACCAACCACAAGGACATCGGGGTCCTGTATCTCATCACCGCGCTGTTCTTCCTCGTCTTCGGTGGGGTGTTGGCCCTGCTGTTCCGTCTCGAACTGATTTCTTCCGGCGCGGACCTGCTCGGGTCGATGGGGTACAACCAGGCCGTCTCGACCCACGGCCTGCTGATGGTGTTCTGGTTCATCTCCCCGTTCGCCTTCGGATTCGCCAACTACCTCGTCCCGCTGCAAATCGGCGCGGACGACCTCGCGTTCCCGCGCCTGAACGCGCTGTCGTACTGGCTGTACCTGTTCTCGGGGCTCCTGATGGGCGTCTCCTTCTTCCAGGGGACGACGTTCGCCGGCGGCTGGACGATGTACGCCCCGCTGAACACACCGGCGTACATCCCCGGCGAGGGGCTGGGCGCGACCTCGGTCGTGCTCGCGCTCATCATGTTCACCGCCGCCGTGACGCTCGGGTCGGTGAACTTCCTGACGACGATGTACCGCATGCGCGCCGAGGGCCTGCGGATGCGGGACATCCCCATCTTCTCGCTGTCTATCAACCTCACCGTCTGGATGATGCTCTTTGCGTTCGCGGCGCTGCTGGCCGCGTTGATGATTCTCGCCTCCGACCACATCCTCGGGACGACCTACTTCCAGTACTCCATCGACGGGACGACGATGGCGACCGACGCGGACAACCCCGGCGCGTCGCTGCTGTGGGCGCACCTGTTCTGGTTCTTCGGCCATCCCGAGGTGTACATCGTCTTCTTCCCCGCGCTCGGCGTGATGGCCGAGTGCTTCCAGACCTTCACGGGCCGCCGGCTGGTCGGCCGGAAGTGGTTCATCATCTCGATGGTGCTGGTGGCGCTCCAGAGCTTCGTCGTCTGGATGCACCACATGTTCCTGACCGGCATCAACCTCCCCATCAAGACCATCTTCATGGCGACCACCATCGGCATCTCCCTGCCCTTTGACCTGATGGTGTTCTCGCTCATCTACACGATGGCGAAAGGACGGGTCCGATTCACGACGCCGTTCCTGTTCTCGCTGGGCGCGCTCATCCTGTTCATCATCGGCGGCATCACCGGCGTCTTCCTCGGCGCGATCGTGCTGGACTATCAGTTCCGCGGGACCTACTGGGTCGTCGCGCACTTCCACTACGTGATGGTGGCGGGCGCGACCGCCCTCTTCGGCGGGCTGTACTACTGGTACCCGAAGATAACCGGGAAGATGTACGACGAGCGCCTGGGGAAGATACAGTTCGGCGTCTACTTCCTTGGGTTCAATCTGCTGTACTTCCCGATGTTCATCGCCTGGGAGACCCCGCGGCGGGTGTTCGTCTACCCCGAGGGCCTGCAGATATGGCACTCGATGGCGACCGTCGGCGGGTTCGTGCTGGGTGCGAGCTTCCTCCTCATGTTCTACAACCTCTTCGTCAGCCTCTGGCGCGGCGAGGATGCCGGGGACAACCCCTGGGCGTACGCCACCTCCGCGGAGTGGGCGGTGTCGTCGCCGCCGCCGCTGGAGAACTTCCCCGGCGTGCCCAGTTACGCCACCGGGAAACTGGAGTTCCTCGACGACGAGACGGTGGCGGAGCGGACCGGCCGCACGCCCGGGGCCGCGGCGCACGGCCACGCGGCGACTGACGGCGGGACCGCGACGGACGGCGGGGCTGTGACGGCCAGAGCCGCGGCGACGGCCACCGCGATGGAGCCGGCCCACGAGACCGCCGGCGAGGAGCACGCCAGCCACGCGAGCTTCTGGCCGTTCCTCGTCAGCCTCGGCGGGTTCGTCGCGTTCCTCGGCCTCTCGGGCGTGCGGACGGGGAGCGTGGTGTACCTGTCGATGGCTGCCGTCGGCGGTCTGGTGACGTTCGGCTCGCTCGTCGGGATGACCCGCGAGCCGTTCCACGCGCCGGAGATGGCCATCGCGGAGCGCTGGCCCTTCTCGTCGGTCGAGAAGCTGAAGCTCGGGATGTGGACGTTCCTCGCGAGCGACATCGTCCTCTTCGGGGCGTTCATCGGCTCGTACGCCTTCGTCCGGGTCGCCTACGGCTGGACGGCCTGGCACCACGACCTCATCCCCGCCGAACACGTGACGATGCCGGGGCTCATCAACACGTACCTATTGCTCACGTCGAGCTTCCTCGTCGTGCTGGCGATGGTCGCCGCCGAGCGGGAGAGCCGCCGCGGCACCGTCGCGGCGCTCGTCGGGACGTTCGCGCTGGGCGTCGGCTTCCTCATCAACAAGGGACTGGAGTGGCAGCACCTGTTTCACATCCACAGCGAGGCGTTCCCGAACGGGTGGAACCTCTCGACGAACATCGCGTCGTCGACGTTCTACCTGACGACAGGGCTCCACGGAGCCCACGTCACCATCGGGCTCATCATCTGTGCGTACATGGCCGTCAGGGCCTGGAACGGGGCCTACCAGGGCGACGACAGAGCCATCGAGTACTTCGGGCTCTACTGGCACTTCGTCGACATCGTCTGGCTGTTCCTGTTCCCGCTGTTTTACATCCTCTAG
- a CDS encoding cytochrome C oxidase subunit IV family protein, translating to MDWKGYTVIYVVLFVFATAQAVVEFAGLVESAYWAAFGIIMVLSVIKAVGVAAYYQHLRWEPRAVTYLVVGGTVAALALTGAAAYSIL from the coding sequence ATGGACTGGAAAGGATACACCGTCATATACGTCGTACTGTTCGTGTTCGCGACCGCACAGGCCGTCGTCGAGTTCGCCGGCCTCGTCGAGAGCGCGTACTGGGCCGCCTTCGGGATCATCATGGTGCTGTCGGTAATCAAAGCCGTCGGCGTGGCGGCCTACTACCAGCACCTGCGCTGGGAACCCCGGGCCGTCACGTACCTCGTCGTCGGTGGCACCGTCGCCGCGCTCGCGCTGACCGGAGCCGCCGCGTACTCGATTCTGTGA
- a CDS encoding ATP-binding response regulator: protein MGSEVGDPVSVRYVGSGRADDRTRQAVAALESAPSIRSVHRSTTTVDAIEQCVSAAVDCVVCEFDSPGVDGMAVLDALDDATPFVAVVDSGDGSRELTALERGAARTLRRPPDATGWPAVLVSTVRDAVEQRRLVESAGDAGKRYRSLFENNPLIIWEEDYSASKRRLDDIAARVDDLEAHFEANPEVVRELMADIDVVDVNENALAYYDAPSKAALLSNLDQVFTDVAYESAAGMWLALAAGETTYRWETVGRTLSGERKHEIIELNVPAEYADTLERVYLTAMDITERKRQERELQRQRDRLDEFASVASHDLRNPLTVAEGHLDLAMEDCDNPRLADVAQAHDRMRSLIDDLLALARDGRPVDDPAPVPLAAVVDACWDTVETGDARLVVDTDRTVRADEMRLKRLFENLIRNAVEHGSTGPSSTARADAVTVTVGDLPDGCGFYVEDDGPGIPTADRESVVDAGYTTVESGTGFGLAIVRQVADAHGWELAITAGEDGGARFEFTGVDADPVS from the coding sequence ATGGGTAGTGAGGTGGGGGACCCCGTTTCGGTCCGGTACGTCGGCAGCGGCCGAGCCGATGACCGAACCCGGCAGGCAGTCGCGGCGCTGGAGTCGGCGCCGTCGATTCGCTCCGTCCACCGCTCGACGACCACGGTCGATGCCATCGAACAGTGCGTTTCGGCCGCCGTCGACTGCGTGGTCTGCGAGTTCGACTCCCCCGGCGTCGACGGCATGGCGGTCCTCGACGCCCTCGACGACGCGACCCCGTTCGTCGCAGTGGTCGACAGCGGCGACGGGTCCCGCGAACTCACGGCGCTGGAGCGCGGTGCGGCCCGAACGCTCCGACGCCCACCCGACGCGACCGGCTGGCCGGCGGTGCTGGTCTCGACGGTCCGGGACGCCGTCGAGCAGCGCCGCCTCGTCGAGTCCGCCGGCGACGCCGGCAAGCGATACCGCTCGCTGTTCGAGAACAACCCGCTCATCATCTGGGAGGAGGACTACTCGGCGAGCAAGCGGCGGCTGGACGACATCGCCGCGCGCGTCGACGACCTCGAAGCCCACTTCGAGGCCAACCCCGAGGTCGTCCGCGAACTGATGGCCGACATCGACGTCGTCGACGTCAACGAGAACGCCCTGGCGTACTACGACGCCCCGTCGAAAGCGGCCCTCCTGTCGAACCTCGACCAGGTGTTCACCGACGTGGCCTACGAGTCGGCCGCGGGGATGTGGCTCGCGCTCGCCGCCGGCGAGACCACATACCGCTGGGAGACCGTCGGGCGGACGCTCTCGGGCGAGCGCAAACACGAGATAATCGAACTGAACGTCCCGGCGGAGTACGCGGACACCCTCGAACGGGTGTACCTGACGGCGATGGACATCACCGAGCGGAAGCGCCAGGAGCGGGAACTCCAGCGACAGCGCGACCGTCTCGACGAGTTCGCGTCCGTCGCCAGCCACGACCTCCGGAACCCGCTGACCGTCGCGGAGGGCCACCTCGACTTGGCGATGGAGGACTGCGACAACCCGCGGCTGGCCGACGTGGCACAGGCCCACGACCGGATGCGCTCGCTCATCGACGACTTGCTGGCGCTGGCCCGCGACGGCCGTCCGGTCGACGACCCGGCCCCGGTCCCGCTGGCCGCGGTCGTCGACGCGTGCTGGGACACCGTCGAGACCGGCGACGCGCGCCTCGTCGTCGACACCGACCGGACCGTCCGCGCCGACGAGATGCGACTCAAGCGGCTGTTCGAGAACCTCATCCGGAACGCCGTGGAGCACGGTTCGACGGGCCCATCGTCGACCGCTCGGGCGGACGCCGTGACGGTGACCGTCGGCGACCTGCCGGACGGGTGTGGCTTCTACGTCGAGGACGACGGCCCCGGTATCCCGACGGCCGACCGCGAGTCCGTCGTCGACGCCGGCTACACGACCGTCGAGAGCGGGACCGGCTTCGGGCTCGCCATCGTCCGGCAGGTCGCCGACGCCCACGGCTGGGAACTGGCGATTACCGCGGGCGAGGACGGCGGCGCGCGGTTCGAGTTCACCGGCGTCGACGCCGACCCAGTCAGCTGA
- a CDS encoding Hsp20/alpha crystallin family protein, translating into MTHSNDPFETMLRLFAQTRRTMMDDGAAHWFDGPSGNWTGDAPARLDDRPDTRSGGHRRSIDTNLHVDESDDEFVVMADLPGFERDDLVVRFEDGVLSIQGESTVAEDTSDGARRHSRRVAERVALSDPVVEDDISASYHNGVLEVTLPRAGDAPDDSHRIDIE; encoded by the coding sequence ATGACACACAGTAACGACCCGTTCGAAACGATGCTCCGACTCTTCGCACAGACCCGACGGACGATGATGGACGACGGCGCGGCCCACTGGTTCGACGGCCCCTCGGGCAACTGGACCGGCGACGCCCCGGCCCGGCTGGACGACCGACCGGACACGCGCTCGGGCGGTCACCGCCGCAGTATCGACACGAACCTCCACGTCGACGAGAGCGACGACGAGTTCGTCGTGATGGCCGACCTCCCGGGCTTCGAGCGGGACGACCTCGTCGTCCGCTTCGAGGACGGCGTCCTCAGCATCCAGGGCGAGAGCACGGTCGCCGAGGACACGAGCGACGGCGCTCGCCGGCACAGTCGGCGGGTCGCCGAACGGGTGGCTCTCTCCGACCCCGTGGTCGAAGACGACATCAGCGCCTCCTACCACAACGGCGTCCTCGAAGTGACGCTCCCGCGTGCGGGCGACGCCCCTGACGACTCACACCGCATCGACATCGAATAA
- a CDS encoding DUF192 domain-containing protein, whose amino-acid sequence MQRPAVAVLGAVGLLVAAAVVLQTGLWVDVLGTGEYEEGTVTVREEAETATATTQTGTAASTPGTTVAVRDGTAGEPLGTVEVRIAQTTTQRYVGLSETASLGPDEGMLFVHDSEGTHTYVMRNMSFPLDIIFIDANGTITTIHHAPTPPEGEQYSEEYPGYGKYVLEVNQGWTNRTGVEVGDRVELPPEAA is encoded by the coding sequence ATGCAGCGCCCCGCCGTGGCTGTCTTGGGAGCCGTCGGGCTTCTCGTCGCCGCCGCCGTGGTCCTCCAAACCGGGCTCTGGGTCGACGTGCTGGGGACCGGCGAGTACGAGGAGGGGACGGTGACGGTTCGAGAGGAGGCGGAGACTGCGACGGCGACGACACAGACCGGGACGGCCGCTTCGACGCCGGGGACGACAGTCGCGGTACGTGACGGAACCGCCGGCGAGCCGCTGGGGACGGTTGAGGTACGTATCGCACAGACGACCACACAGCGCTACGTCGGCCTGAGCGAGACGGCGTCGCTCGGACCGGACGAGGGGATGCTGTTCGTCCACGACTCCGAGGGGACACACACCTACGTCATGCGGAACATGTCGTTCCCGCTGGACATCATCTTCATCGACGCTAACGGGACCATCACGACCATCCACCACGCGCCGACACCGCCCGAGGGCGAACAGTACAGCGAGGAGTATCCGGGCTACGGGAAGTACGTCCTCGAAGTGAACCAGGGGTGGACGAACCGGACCGGCGTCGAGGTTGGCGACCGGGTCGAACTGCCGCCCGAGGCGGCGTAG
- the coxB gene encoding cytochrome c oxidase subunit II gives MAGPMITLAAVVFPLHGGDVRAPSTVFDQIFEVFLLLGTAVGVVVVAYTMYHALKYRDDGSDTDPYADKVKRPQMGEMPTGGSGGRKVFYSFSISAIIVVSLIAWTYSQLLYIEQGPDPAQEEALEIDVEGYRFGWDFIYPNGHTTNTLYVPQDRVVRLRVTSTDVFHNFGIPAVRVKTDAVPGQYTSAWFTANETGTYTAKCYELCGSGHSLMTAEVVVLSQDEYGDWYNGTAEAGGNQAVNGTATDSARLGTPTAGGVGA, from the coding sequence ATGGCGGGACCCATGATAACACTTGCCGCGGTTGTGTTCCCCTTGCACGGTGGCGACGTCAGGGCACCGAGCACGGTGTTCGACCAGATATTCGAGGTGTTTCTGCTGCTGGGGACGGCCGTCGGGGTGGTCGTCGTCGCCTACACGATGTACCACGCGCTCAAGTACCGCGACGACGGGAGCGATACGGACCCGTACGCGGACAAAGTCAAGCGGCCTCAAATGGGCGAGATGCCGACTGGAGGCTCGGGCGGTCGGAAGGTGTTTTACTCCTTTAGCATCAGCGCCATCATCGTCGTCTCGCTCATCGCCTGGACCTACTCGCAACTGCTGTACATCGAGCAGGGTCCCGACCCGGCCCAGGAGGAGGCGCTGGAAATCGACGTGGAGGGGTACCGCTTCGGCTGGGACTTCATCTACCCGAACGGGCACACGACCAACACGCTCTACGTGCCACAGGACCGGGTGGTCAGGTTACGGGTGACCTCGACGGACGTGTTCCACAACTTCGGGATACCGGCGGTGCGGGTCAAGACCGACGCCGTGCCGGGCCAGTACACGTCGGCCTGGTTCACGGCCAACGAGACGGGGACCTACACCGCCAAGTGCTACGAACTGTGTGGCAGCGGCCACTCGCTGATGACGGCGGAGGTGGTCGTGCTGTCCCAGGACGAGTACGGGGACTGGTATAACGGGACTGCCGAAGCGGGCGGGAATCAAGCGGTGAACGGTACCGCGACCGACTCGGCCCGCCTCGGAACGCCGACCGCGGGAGGTGTCGGCGCGTGA